In a genomic window of Methanoregula sp. UBA64:
- a CDS encoding argininosuccinate synthase, whose translation MGKGTIVLAYSGGLDTSICIPLLKERYDYDRVVTVAVNVGQRDEEIDVATKKGKKLADKHYTLDVRERFVAEHIFPAIKANGSYEGYPMGTSLARPLIAQEVVKIAKKEKAVAIAHGCTGKGNDQLRFDFIIRAAGFDVVAPIREHNLTRDWEIGYAKDHNIPVPVKKDKPWSMDENCWSRSIEGGRLEEPDFHPPEEIYLWTVSPEKAPAKPEKITLTFAKGVPVAINGKKMSGIDLIDRLNVLAGKHGIGRNDMIEDRILGLKARENYEHPAATVILFAHRDLEGLVLTRSELAFKRMVDDKWSELAYKGLVYEPLYAALNAFIDTTQERVNGKVDLELYKGAVRVLGRSSPQAIYSGDLVSFDSSSIDQCDAIGVSRYFGIQARLVHALGEKPTKKTGRK comes from the coding sequence ATGGGAAAAGGAACGATAGTTCTTGCATATTCCGGGGGCCTTGACACCTCCATCTGCATCCCGCTGTTAAAGGAGCGGTACGATTACGACCGCGTGGTAACGGTTGCGGTGAACGTGGGCCAGCGCGACGAAGAGATCGATGTTGCCACAAAGAAGGGTAAAAAGCTCGCCGACAAGCACTATACTCTCGATGTACGGGAACGCTTTGTTGCCGAGCACATCTTCCCGGCGATCAAGGCGAACGGGTCGTACGAGGGTTACCCTATGGGAACCTCGCTTGCCCGTCCTCTGATTGCTCAGGAAGTCGTAAAGATCGCAAAAAAAGAGAAGGCAGTCGCGATCGCCCACGGGTGCACGGGGAAGGGAAACGACCAGCTGCGTTTTGATTTTATTATCCGCGCAGCAGGGTTCGACGTTGTTGCACCTATCCGCGAGCATAACCTGACCCGCGACTGGGAGATCGGGTACGCAAAAGACCATAATATCCCGGTGCCGGTGAAAAAGGATAAGCCCTGGAGCATGGACGAGAACTGCTGGAGCCGGAGCATTGAGGGCGGCAGGCTCGAAGAGCCGGACTTCCACCCCCCCGAGGAGATCTACCTCTGGACGGTCTCTCCCGAGAAGGCACCGGCAAAGCCGGAGAAGATCACCCTTACCTTTGCAAAGGGTGTCCCGGTGGCGATCAACGGGAAGAAGATGTCCGGTATCGATCTCATCGACCGGCTCAACGTCCTTGCCGGGAAGCACGGGATCGGCCGGAACGATATGATCGAGGACCGTATCCTCGGCCTCAAGGCCCGGGAGAACTACGAGCACCCGGCAGCAACGGTGATCCTCTTTGCCCACCGCGACCTTGAAGGGCTGGTCCTTACCCGGTCAGAACTTGCATTCAAGCGTATGGTCGACGACAAATGGTCGGAGCTGGCGTACAAGGGCCTTGTATACGAACCACTGTATGCAGCGCTCAATGCCTTTATCGACACTACCCAGGAGCGGGTGAACGGCAAGGTCGATCTTGAGCTCTATAAAGGAGCAGTACGCGTACTGGGCCGCAGCTCCCCGCAGGCGATCTATTCGGGCGATCTCGTCTCCTTTGACAGTTCGTCCATCGACCAGTGCGATGCCATCGGCGTGTCCCGGTACTTCGGGATCCAGGCACGCCTGGTCCATGCACTGGGTGAAAAACCCACAAAAAAGACCGGCAGGAAATAA
- a CDS encoding ornithine cyclodeaminase family protein, which produces MRYYPAPEGGLDLAEINRAVEAAFADHGRGLVQMPPKLYVTLPKGDFRTMPAYLPSLDIAGVKIVNVHPDNPGQGLPSVMALTIILDTETGRPTAILNATRLTDMRTGAAGAIAARFLAPKKECVLGIIGTGRQAEAQVRATSNELAISGIRAWSRNPAHAEAFVARFREFDAKSVTLEQACDCDVLVTTTPSRTPVVKNEWIHEGTHINAIGADAPGKEELDPAILHRARVFVDDPAQAFHSGEINVPIRKGLYPPGMIAGTLGEVVTGKRKRERPDEITVFDSTGLAIQDLAIASIALRQAVSMELPFE; this is translated from the coding sequence ATGCGCTATTACCCCGCACCGGAAGGGGGACTGGATCTTGCCGAAATCAACCGGGCCGTTGAGGCCGCATTTGCCGACCACGGGAGGGGCCTTGTCCAGATGCCTCCCAAGCTGTACGTAACCCTGCCGAAAGGAGATTTCCGGACCATGCCTGCGTACCTGCCCTCGCTCGACATTGCAGGGGTAAAGATAGTAAACGTCCACCCGGATAACCCGGGACAAGGGCTTCCCTCGGTAATGGCACTCACCATCATCCTCGATACAGAGACCGGCAGACCCACGGCCATCCTGAACGCAACGCGGCTTACGGATATGCGGACCGGGGCTGCCGGGGCAATTGCCGCCAGATTCCTTGCCCCAAAAAAAGAGTGCGTTCTCGGCATCATCGGCACCGGCCGCCAGGCCGAGGCACAGGTCCGGGCCACATCAAATGAGCTTGCTATCTCCGGGATCCGTGCCTGGAGCAGGAACCCGGCCCATGCGGAAGCGTTTGTTGCACGGTTCAGGGAGTTTGATGCAAAGAGCGTTACCCTGGAACAGGCCTGCGACTGCGATGTACTTGTCACAACCACCCCTTCCCGCACGCCCGTGGTGAAAAACGAATGGATCCATGAGGGCACGCATATCAATGCTATCGGTGCCGATGCACCGGGAAAAGAGGAGCTCGACCCGGCAATACTGCACCGGGCCCGTGTTTTTGTAGACGATCCCGCTCAGGCGTTCCATTCGGGGGAGATCAACGTCCCCATCAGGAAGGGGCTCTACCCGCCGGGGATGATTGCAGGGACGCTCGGTGAAGTCGTGACCGGTAAGAGGAAGCGCGAACGGCCGGACGAGATCACGGTCTTTGACTCCACCGGGCTTGCAATCCAGGATCTCGCGATTGCATCCATTGCCCTTCGGCAGGCTGTATCGATGGAACTACCGTTTGAATAA
- a CDS encoding CDP-2,3-bis-(O-geranylgeranyl)-sn-glycerol synthase produces MLSTLLAAFWIMVPAYVPNPVAAVCGGGTPIDFGRNFSDKKRIFGDGKTYRGLVCGVAAGILCGGLQIWLVTTCHWDLPQHTLVSVSLLALGALLGDMAKSFFKRRLGKERGDAWPIADQYDLVAGAFLLVLVFDPAWVFSVMTLPILIVILVLTPVLHRSVNIIGYRIKVKKEPW; encoded by the coding sequence TTGCTCTCGACACTGCTCGCCGCTTTCTGGATTATGGTTCCTGCATATGTTCCCAATCCCGTTGCTGCAGTATGCGGTGGCGGCACCCCCATTGATTTCGGGAGAAATTTCTCCGACAAAAAACGGATCTTCGGGGACGGCAAGACCTACCGCGGGCTTGTCTGCGGGGTAGCGGCAGGTATCCTTTGCGGAGGGCTTCAGATCTGGCTGGTAACTACCTGCCACTGGGATCTCCCGCAGCACACCCTTGTCTCGGTCTCTCTCCTTGCCCTCGGGGCACTGCTCGGGGATATGGCAAAGAGTTTTTTCAAACGGAGGCTCGGGAAGGAACGGGGAGATGCCTGGCCGATCGCTGACCAGTACGACCTTGTAGCCGGGGCATTTTTACTGGTCCTTGTCTTTGACCCGGCCTGGGTCTTCTCCGTCATGACCCTCCCGATCCTGATCGTGATCCTCGTCCTGACCCCGGTTCTCCACCGTTCGGTCAACATCATCGGGTACCGGATCAAGGTCAAAAAAGAACCCTGGTGA
- the carB gene encoding carbamoyl-phosphate synthase large subunit, translated as ASFEPTIDYVVVKVPRWPFDKFKGADRTLTTSMKSTGEVMAIGRTLEEALIKAKRSIDTDVRTHTSPSEIRMILSRPTDERFHVLFDAFRQGFTVEEIAHLTSIVPFFLEKIKNIVDLEKRLAAGATDADIKGAKTFGYTNTEIAAISGKELTAIEELAGMPVYKMVDTCAAEFPAVTPYFYSTHDATTEIVKDDRQKILILGSGPIRIGQGIEFDYCTVHAVKALREEGVEVHIVNNNPETVSTDFDTSDRLFFEPMQLEDITNILRTDSYYGVMVQFGGQNAVNLAVPLEKEMKRLGLPTKILGTTPDAMDIAEDRDRFSVMLTKLNIPSPANSSAYSEAEAKEKAEKIGYPVLVRPSYVLGGRAMEIVHDTSELETYMKEAVRVSRHHPVLIDSYLRNAVELDVDAVCDGEEVLIGGIMEHIEQAGIHSGDSACVIPTQSLSKEIVDTVREYTRKIALGLGVVGLVNLQMAVKENVVYIIEANPRASRTVPFVSKATGLPIAKIAAKVMIGKKLRDLGFKERTIKHVAVKEVLLPFNKLAGVDTMLGPEMKSTGEVMGIDYDFGLAFYKACISADNELPLKGNVFISVNIGQKDEVIPIARKLRDLGLTLYGTEGTVDYLNAAGVEAHMVLKVQEGSPNVLDMMHHGEIRLIINTPQDRQSRQDHYQIMRAAVDFGIPYITTIQAARAAALAIDAIKREKITLEPISHYLA; from the coding sequence CCGCCTCCTTCGAGCCGACCATCGACTACGTGGTCGTCAAGGTGCCCCGCTGGCCGTTTGACAAGTTCAAAGGGGCAGACCGGACGCTCACCACCTCGATGAAGAGCACCGGGGAGGTCATGGCGATCGGGCGCACGCTCGAAGAGGCCTTGATCAAGGCCAAGCGCTCGATCGACACCGATGTCCGGACCCACACGAGCCCGAGCGAGATCCGGATGATCCTCTCCCGCCCGACCGACGAGCGGTTCCATGTTCTCTTCGATGCGTTCCGGCAGGGCTTTACCGTGGAAGAGATCGCGCACCTCACCTCGATTGTCCCGTTCTTCCTCGAAAAGATCAAGAACATCGTGGATCTCGAAAAGCGCCTCGCAGCAGGTGCCACGGATGCCGATATCAAAGGTGCAAAGACCTTCGGGTACACGAACACCGAGATCGCGGCGATCTCCGGCAAAGAGCTGACGGCGATAGAAGAACTTGCCGGCATGCCGGTGTACAAGATGGTGGACACCTGCGCTGCGGAGTTCCCGGCGGTAACCCCCTATTTCTATTCCACGCACGATGCAACGACCGAGATCGTAAAAGATGACCGGCAGAAGATCCTCATTCTCGGTTCGGGCCCCATCCGGATCGGCCAGGGGATCGAGTTCGATTACTGTACCGTCCACGCGGTAAAGGCGCTGCGGGAAGAGGGTGTGGAAGTCCACATCGTCAACAACAACCCCGAGACTGTCTCCACTGACTTCGACACCTCGGACCGGCTCTTCTTTGAGCCCATGCAGCTCGAGGATATCACCAACATCCTCAGGACCGACTCTTACTATGGCGTGATGGTCCAGTTCGGCGGCCAGAATGCGGTCAACCTCGCCGTGCCCCTCGAAAAAGAGATGAAGCGCCTGGGACTTCCCACAAAGATCCTCGGCACTACCCCGGATGCGATGGATATCGCCGAGGACCGCGACCGGTTCAGCGTCATGCTCACCAAACTCAACATCCCGAGTCCGGCAAACAGTTCTGCCTACTCGGAAGCCGAGGCAAAGGAAAAAGCCGAGAAGATTGGCTACCCGGTGCTTGTCCGGCCTTCCTATGTGCTCGGCGGCAGGGCCATGGAGATCGTCCACGACACCTCGGAACTCGAGACCTACATGAAAGAGGCAGTCCGGGTCAGCCGGCACCACCCGGTGCTGATCGATTCGTATCTGAGGAACGCCGTGGAACTCGACGTCGATGCTGTCTGTGACGGGGAAGAAGTCCTTATCGGCGGCATCATGGAGCATATCGAGCAGGCCGGCATCCACTCCGGGGACTCTGCCTGCGTCATTCCCACCCAGTCCCTCTCAAAGGAGATTGTGGATACCGTCCGCGAGTACACGAGAAAGATCGCGCTGGGTCTTGGCGTTGTCGGTCTCGTGAACCTCCAGATGGCGGTAAAAGAGAACGTGGTCTATATCATCGAGGCGAACCCCCGGGCGAGCCGCACCGTCCCGTTTGTCTCAAAGGCAACCGGCCTCCCCATTGCAAAGATCGCAGCAAAGGTAATGATTGGAAAGAAACTGCGCGACCTGGGCTTTAAGGAGAGGACCATTAAGCATGTCGCGGTAAAGGAAGTTCTCCTGCCGTTCAACAAACTTGCCGGGGTCGATACCATGCTCGGGCCCGAGATGAAGAGTACCGGCGAGGTCATGGGGATCGACTACGACTTCGGCCTTGCCTTCTACAAGGCCTGCATCTCCGCAGACAACGAACTGCCGCTCAAGGGAAACGTCTTTATCTCGGTCAATATCGGGCAGAAAGACGAGGTAATACCCATCGCACGGAAACTGCGCGATCTCGGTCTCACCCTCTATGGGACAGAAGGAACTGTGGATTATCTCAATGCGGCAGGTGTAGAAGCGCACATGGTCCTCAAAGTCCAGGAAGGTTCCCCGAACGTGCTCGATATGATGCACCACGGGGAGATCCGCCTCATCATCAACACCCCGCAGGACCGGCAGTCCCGGCAGGACCACTACCAGATCATGCGTGCGGCAGTGGACTTCGGGATCCCGTATATCACCACCATCCAGGCGGCGCGTGCAGCGGCGCTTGCAATCGATGCAATCAAACGCGAAAAGATTACTCTCGAACCGATCAGCCATTATCTCGCATAA
- the pyrE gene encoding orotate phosphoribosyltransferase, which translates to MNALADLLIQYKALEFGDFTLASGAKSRYYVDVKTAITNPDFLARIAQEIAQRYEFDIVAGVAVGGVPLAVAVSLAAKKPFAIIRAEEKDHGKKSVIIGDVAKKNVLLVEDVTTSGGSALYGISMLRNAGATADRVVTVVDREQGAKDTLEKQGIGLFPLVRVSEIL; encoded by the coding sequence ATGAACGCACTTGCAGACCTGCTGATACAGTATAAGGCGCTGGAATTCGGGGACTTTACCCTCGCCTCCGGTGCAAAGAGCAGATACTATGTCGATGTAAAGACCGCAATAACGAACCCGGATTTCCTTGCCCGGATCGCACAGGAGATCGCGCAGCGGTACGAGTTCGATATCGTTGCCGGTGTTGCAGTCGGCGGCGTGCCGCTTGCCGTCGCCGTCTCCCTTGCCGCAAAAAAACCGTTTGCCATCATCCGGGCCGAAGAGAAGGATCACGGCAAGAAGAGCGTCATTATCGGGGATGTTGCAAAAAAGAACGTCCTCCTGGTGGAAGACGTCACGACCTCGGGCGGTTCGGCGCTCTACGGGATCTCCATGCTCAGGAATGCCGGGGCAACGGCCGACCGTGTTGTTACGGTGGTAGACCGCGAACAGGGAGCAAAGGACACGCTCGAAAAGCAGGGGATCGGGCTCTTTCCCCTCGTACGGGTCAGCGAGATCCTCTGA
- the argF gene encoding ornithine carbamoyltransferase, with translation MKKDFLSILDISKIELDEIMTGAERLKRQKRAGVPHELLRGMSLAMIFEKSSTRTHISFEVGMHELGGHALFLNAKDLQIGRGEEIRDTARVASRYVSAIMIRAYRHSTIVDLATHATVPVINGLSDHEHPCQLLADILTIREHFGDVRGLRIAWVGDGNNVCNSLVLSTALTGMEVTVASPKGYEVAPELVRQAQNLGGNVTLAKTPQDAVKDAQVIVTDTWISMGDEAEKEKRLAAFRGYTVNDDLLKHADPEARVLHCLPAHRGEEITGDVLDGPQSLVWDEAENRLHAQKALLVSLLKK, from the coding sequence ATGAAGAAAGATTTCCTCTCCATATTAGATATCTCAAAAATCGAACTCGACGAGATAATGACCGGGGCAGAGCGCCTCAAGCGCCAGAAACGGGCCGGCGTCCCGCACGAGCTCCTGCGGGGTATGTCCCTTGCCATGATCTTCGAGAAGTCCTCGACACGGACCCATATCTCGTTTGAAGTCGGCATGCACGAGCTGGGCGGCCATGCGCTCTTTTTGAATGCAAAAGACCTCCAGATCGGGAGGGGAGAAGAGATCCGGGATACCGCCCGGGTTGCATCGCGGTACGTGTCAGCCATCATGATCCGCGCCTACCGTCACAGCACCATCGTGGACCTTGCCACCCATGCAACCGTGCCGGTAATAAACGGGCTCTCCGATCACGAGCATCCCTGCCAGCTCCTTGCCGACATCCTGACAATCCGGGAGCATTTCGGGGATGTCAGGGGCCTCCGGATCGCCTGGGTGGGGGACGGGAACAATGTCTGCAACTCCCTTGTGCTCTCCACGGCCCTGACCGGCATGGAAGTGACCGTTGCAAGCCCGAAAGGCTACGAAGTGGCACCGGAACTGGTCAGGCAGGCACAGAACCTTGGCGGCAATGTCACGCTTGCAAAGACCCCGCAGGATGCCGTAAAGGATGCCCAAGTGATCGTCACCGATACCTGGATCTCGATGGGGGACGAAGCGGAAAAGGAAAAGAGGCTTGCGGCGTTCCGCGGGTATACGGTAAACGACGACCTCCTGAAACATGCCGACCCCGAGGCCCGCGTACTCCACTGCCTTCCGGCGCACCGGGGCGAAGAGATCACCGGTGACGTTCTGGACGGTCCGCAGAGTCTTGTCTGGGACGAGGCGGAGAACCGGCTCCATGCACAAAAAGCACTTCTGGTCAGCCTCTTAAAAAAATAG
- a CDS encoding methanogenesis marker 14 protein: MCAGFFSRFTKPKPHIVESPQPPSIAHGAGMQVPEYKNKPYFIVASVEMGNTTTKCILTGVSLETGKSYVINKTVSMSRDIRPPRPGEEVFGETLDGTKLSRQAVTELVRDTLVQCHQEAHLDIEKDLDFVVRSTGVVAEMESPDQVGDFVIALANGCLAAGVPPKKMTPPMAKANQPQKLQPFSFADKVVFVGAVAGVVPPVGSTGVEMVANEMEGELAMAGIKEGAKWTPVDFRNPCVSMDFGTTLDGRITSDVAPDAPSPFAKTIGNFCGLAGAIPDAIVRGTGLVQERTGTALDIFGEHSVTGGFFSGGNRKVIDDFVDRCHEHIDIRIVPPDRDRFGRVPVNAKLAIESHVAMIGCDCGENSSDLGKLSAIGAEIHKDYNLSVLNEVVDRVCAKMALRMVDIAVGENLVPKNASIGFTGRAAISGRKPEYILDGIIERNLFDDPNDHLVFVDDGLARGASLMGRCMNSLGKPKNPIGGVRGGPCIMSRRIKIGK, encoded by the coding sequence ATGTGCGCCGGTTTTTTTTCCCGCTTCACGAAACCAAAACCCCATATCGTTGAAAGCCCGCAACCGCCGTCAATTGCGCATGGCGCCGGGATGCAGGTCCCGGAATACAAGAACAAGCCCTATTTTATCGTGGCCTCCGTGGAGATGGGAAATACCACCACGAAATGTATTCTCACCGGGGTAAGTCTCGAGACCGGTAAATCCTATGTGATCAACAAGACCGTGAGCATGAGCCGGGACATCCGGCCTCCCCGGCCGGGCGAAGAGGTCTTTGGCGAGACGCTGGACGGGACAAAACTCTCGCGGCAGGCCGTGACTGAGCTTGTACGGGACACGCTTGTCCAGTGCCACCAGGAGGCGCATCTCGATATTGAAAAAGACCTTGACTTCGTTGTCCGCAGCACGGGAGTCGTGGCCGAGATGGAGTCCCCGGACCAGGTGGGGGATTTCGTAATCGCCCTTGCAAACGGGTGCCTTGCCGCCGGCGTCCCGCCAAAGAAGATGACCCCCCCCATGGCAAAGGCAAACCAGCCGCAAAAACTCCAGCCGTTCAGTTTTGCCGACAAGGTGGTCTTTGTCGGCGCAGTTGCCGGGGTCGTCCCGCCGGTGGGCTCGACCGGGGTCGAGATGGTGGCAAACGAGATGGAAGGGGAGCTCGCCATGGCCGGGATCAAGGAAGGGGCGAAGTGGACCCCGGTTGATTTCCGGAACCCCTGCGTTTCCATGGACTTCGGGACTACCCTTGACGGGAGGATCACTAGCGATGTGGCCCCGGACGCGCCCAGTCCTTTCGCAAAGACCATCGGGAACTTCTGCGGGCTTGCCGGGGCGATCCCCGATGCAATCGTGCGGGGGACCGGTCTTGTCCAGGAACGGACCGGTACAGCCCTTGATATCTTTGGCGAACACAGCGTGACCGGGGGCTTCTTCTCGGGGGGCAACCGAAAGGTTATTGACGATTTCGTGGACCGCTGCCACGAGCACATCGATATCCGGATCGTACCGCCGGACCGCGACCGGTTCGGGAGGGTGCCGGTCAATGCAAAGCTGGCAATTGAATCCCATGTGGCCATGATCGGATGCGACTGCGGGGAAAACAGCAGCGATCTTGGCAAGCTCTCCGCAATCGGTGCCGAGATCCACAAGGACTACAACCTCTCGGTGCTCAACGAGGTTGTTGACCGGGTCTGTGCGAAGATGGCCCTGCGGATGGTTGATATTGCTGTCGGGGAAAACCTTGTCCCGAAGAACGCGTCCATCGGCTTTACCGGACGGGCTGCGATCTCCGGGAGAAAACCCGAATATATTCTCGACGGGATCATCGAGAGGAACCTGTTCGATGACCCCAATGACCACCTGGTCTTTGTCGACGACGGTCTTGCCCGGGGCGCCTCTTTAATGGGCCGGTGCATGAACTCGCTCGGAAAACCGAAAAACCCCATTGGCGGGGTGCGGGGCGGGCCCTGTATTATGAGCCGGCGGATCAAAATAGGTAAGTGA
- the tes gene encoding tetraether lipid synthase Tes, translating to MEIKKTRSLCPVCGKVLEADIVEEEGKIWIVRTCPEHGKFRHIYWSDPEMYHRFSQYDAVGRGVTNPQNPVTSDTCPTACGLCSNHHSGTLLANIDLTNRCNLNCDFCFANARACGFVYEPTFDEIVKMMQVLRGEKPVPAPAVQFSGGEPTMRDDLVEIIKKAKELGFPQVQIATNGVKLANNPELAQQLKDAGLSTVYLHFDGVTDKTNPFLKIHIKALENLTKAGVGTVLVPTIIKGRNDQEVGQILKFAADHIAVVRGVNFQPVAFTGAAKDEDIDRERITIPELIGNIETQTGGILKTSDFYPVPCVLPFSDLVEAYTGRPQVRFTAHEHCGAATYVFVTKDGMTPVTRMVDVESLFAAIEQMSEKLKKGGTINKYATLLEGVRELHASFKKGEKGSTAEFWKLIGKTLVGQNFDALREFHWNALFVGTMHFMDRYNYDIERVQRCCIHYATPDGKLIPFCTYNSGPVYREQVWKKHAKSPQPEQK from the coding sequence ATGGAAATCAAGAAAACACGCAGTCTCTGCCCAGTCTGTGGAAAAGTCCTTGAGGCAGATATCGTAGAAGAAGAGGGTAAGATCTGGATTGTACGGACCTGCCCCGAACATGGGAAATTCAGGCATATCTACTGGTCCGACCCGGAGATGTATCACCGGTTCAGCCAGTACGATGCTGTAGGGAGGGGGGTTACCAACCCGCAGAACCCGGTGACCTCCGACACCTGTCCTACGGCATGCGGCCTGTGCAGCAACCACCACTCGGGCACGCTGCTTGCAAATATCGATCTCACCAACCGGTGCAACCTCAACTGCGACTTCTGTTTCGCAAATGCCCGTGCCTGCGGTTTTGTGTACGAGCCGACCTTCGATGAGATCGTGAAAATGATGCAGGTGCTCCGGGGCGAGAAACCCGTCCCGGCGCCCGCCGTGCAGTTCTCCGGCGGCGAGCCGACCATGCGGGACGACCTTGTCGAGATCATCAAAAAGGCAAAGGAACTCGGGTTCCCGCAGGTCCAGATCGCGACAAACGGCGTGAAACTGGCAAACAATCCCGAACTCGCCCAGCAGCTCAAGGATGCCGGCCTCTCGACCGTATACCTGCACTTTGACGGGGTTACGGACAAGACCAACCCGTTTTTGAAGATCCACATAAAAGCGCTGGAAAACCTCACCAAGGCGGGAGTCGGCACTGTTCTCGTGCCCACCATCATCAAGGGCAGGAACGACCAAGAGGTCGGGCAGATCCTGAAATTTGCCGCCGACCATATTGCGGTTGTACGTGGCGTCAACTTCCAGCCGGTTGCATTTACCGGGGCGGCAAAGGACGAGGACATTGACCGGGAACGGATTACGATCCCTGAACTGATCGGCAATATCGAAACGCAGACCGGCGGTATCTTAAAGACGAGCGACTTTTACCCGGTTCCCTGCGTGCTGCCCTTCTCCGACCTTGTGGAGGCCTACACGGGCCGGCCGCAGGTGCGCTTTACCGCCCACGAGCACTGCGGTGCCGCAACGTATGTTTTTGTCACAAAAGACGGCATGACCCCGGTGACCCGGATGGTAGATGTGGAGAGCCTGTTTGCTGCGATCGAGCAGATGTCAGAGAAACTCAAGAAAGGCGGCACCATCAACAAGTATGCAACCCTTCTTGAAGGTGTCCGGGAGCTCCATGCCTCCTTTAAGAAAGGGGAGAAGGGGAGCACGGCGGAGTTCTGGAAGCTGATCGGAAAGACCCTGGTCGGGCAGAACTTCGATGCGCTCAGGGAATTTCACTGGAACGCACTCTTTGTCGGCACCATGCACTTCATGGACCGCTACAATTACGATATCGAGCGCGTCCAGCGCTGCTGCATCCACTATGCCACGCCAGACGGCAAGCTCATCCCGTTCTGTACCTACAACAGCGGCCCGGTGTACCGCGAGCAGGTATGGAAAAAGCACGCAAAATCCCCGCAGCCTGAACAGAAATAA
- the purD gene encoding phosphoribosylamine--glycine ligase — protein sequence MDMKILVVGGGGREHAIAAALSRNSEAGIYSVMAKKNPGIARIARECCIARETDLEKVAAFAKKTGVTHAVIGPESPLEAGIVDRLEKDGIACVGPTRAAARIETDKAFCRNLMAEHHISGNPEYRVFHDADEAIAFVKNHDGDLAIKPIGLTGGKGVRIMGEQVDTAGAIDYIREIKGDVVLEERLKGEEFTLQAFVDGTHIVPMPLVQDHKRAFDGDTGPNTGGMGAYSMPDHRLPFVAKNDLTAALSIMISVVAAMAKEGTPYKGILYGQFMDTKEGPKVIEFNARFGDPEAMNVLSLLASDFPGIVTAITDGTLSASKVAFEPAATVCKYLVPEGYPSSPQVNRPISLGNAGKALLYYANVEESGGALRTLTSRTLAFVGKAATLEEAEKIAEQAASSVQGSVFHRRDIGTRALLERRIAHMKEL from the coding sequence ATGGATATGAAGATCCTCGTTGTCGGGGGAGGTGGCCGGGAACATGCCATAGCTGCTGCACTCTCCCGCAACAGCGAAGCCGGGATCTATTCCGTAATGGCAAAGAAGAATCCCGGTATTGCCCGGATCGCACGGGAATGCTGCATTGCCCGCGAGACCGATCTGGAAAAAGTGGCGGCATTTGCAAAAAAGACCGGGGTTACCCATGCGGTTATCGGCCCGGAGAGCCCACTCGAAGCCGGAATCGTCGACCGGCTGGAAAAAGACGGGATAGCCTGTGTCGGTCCCACCAGAGCGGCAGCCCGGATAGAGACCGACAAGGCATTCTGCCGGAACCTCATGGCGGAGCACCACATCAGCGGGAACCCGGAATACCGGGTCTTCCACGATGCAGACGAGGCAATTGCGTTTGTAAAAAACCATGACGGCGATCTTGCCATCAAGCCCATCGGCCTTACCGGGGGGAAAGGCGTCCGGATCATGGGAGAGCAGGTGGATACCGCTGGCGCCATCGACTACATCCGCGAGATCAAAGGGGACGTTGTCCTCGAAGAGCGGTTAAAAGGCGAAGAGTTCACCCTCCAGGCGTTTGTCGACGGGACTCATATCGTCCCCATGCCGCTCGTGCAGGACCACAAGCGTGCCTTTGACGGGGATACCGGCCCGAACACCGGGGGAATGGGCGCCTACTCGATGCCCGACCACCGGCTGCCGTTCGTGGCAAAAAACGACCTCACTGCGGCGCTCTCCATCATGATCTCCGTGGTCGCGGCAATGGCAAAAGAAGGAACGCCCTATAAGGGCATCCTGTACGGCCAGTTTATGGACACAAAAGAGGGCCCGAAAGTGATCGAGTTCAATGCACGGTTCGGCGATCCCGAGGCCATGAATGTGCTCTCGCTCCTGGCATCGGATTTTCCCGGGATCGTCACTGCCATCACGGACGGGACGCTCTCCGCCTCAAAGGTTGCATTCGAACCCGCGGCAACGGTCTGTAAGTACCTTGTTCCCGAAGGATACCCGTCGTCCCCGCAGGTAAACCGGCCGATTTCCCTGGGAAATGCAGGAAAAGCCCTCCTCTACTATGCAAACGTCGAGGAGTCCGGCGGGGCTTTACGGACGCTTACCTCAAGGACGCTCGCGTTTGTCGGCAAGGCAGCGACCCTTGAAGAGGCAGAAAAGATTGCCGAACAGGCTGCCTCGTCAGTACAGGGAAGCGTCTTCCATCGCCGCGATATCGGCACCCGTGCCCTGCTTGAGCGCCGGATCGCTCATATGAAGGAGCTCTAA